A genomic stretch from Kogia breviceps isolate mKogBre1 chromosome 1, mKogBre1 haplotype 1, whole genome shotgun sequence includes:
- the FCRL4 gene encoding Fc receptor-like protein 4: MFLTSQVLLRLIWGCQVNPVCPCMVYSQVWSTQQEQEGAATVPRSMISLQPPWTTVFHGERVNLTCNGSHFYAPEKMKWYRWYSGKQRPSETPGNTLEVRDSGQYSCQAPGSLPSNPVHLLFSTASFILQAPHSVFEGDELVLRCRKRGREKLTAVRYFWNKKVISDSNKSSDLLISQASLNNSGCYQCIGSLENNHVLRTSLTNIRIQELFPRPKLKVTDSQPTEGNSVNLSCKTQLPLERSDTRLRFAFFRDHGIILSNWSVSPELQVTAIWREDSGSYWCGAMSSGIHKRSLSLQIDVQRIPVSGVFLETQPQGDLVVEGEILVLVCSMVEGTGNTTFSWHREDTRESLGQKSQRSQRAELEIPVIRESHAGGYYCTADNGYGLIQSETVNVSVRSTPGKRRGLVAAGTTGGTFSVLLAVALLFYCWHQRKLGDGSLGDTARRCLTLGPGVSFHPMCPDPVELQQLYGNVHPKERDLVYSEIQIIQPGEEGGGNTFRTSLEDQHTSIVYSEVKTQIRDDSAGKIGSKDEDIMENYKGVLLT, encoded by the exons ATGTTCTTGACATCCCAGGTCCTGCTGAGACTCATTTGGGGTTGTCAAG TGAATCCAGTGTGTCCGTGCATGGTTTATTCCCAGGTCTGGAGCACCCAGCAGGAACAGGAGGGTGCAG CTACTGTACCCAGATCCATGATTTCCCTCCAGCCTCCATGGACCACTGTCTTCCATGGAGAGAGAGTGAATCTGACCTGCAATGGATCTCACTTCTATGCACCAGAGAAAATGAAATGGTACCGTTGGTACTCTGGGAAACAACGTCCAAGTGAAACCCCAGGAAACACCCTCGAGGTTCGTGATTCTGGACAGTACAGTTGCCAGGCCCCAGGCTCACTCCCGAGTAACCCTGTGCATTTGCTCTTTTCTACAG CCTCCTTCATCCTCCAGGCCCCACATTCTGTGTTTGAAGGTGACGAGTTGGTTCTGAGATGCCggaaaagggggagagagaaactgactgctgtgaggtacttttggaataaaaaagttatttctgATTCTAATAAAAGCTCGGATCTTCTGATATCACAAGCAAGTTTAAAcaatagtggctgttaccaatgCATTGGATCCTTGGAAAACAATCATGTACTGAGAACAAGTCTCACAAATATTCGAATTCAAG AGCTATTTCCACGTCCAAAGCTGAAAGTCACAGACTCCCAGCCTACAGAGGGGAATTCTGTAAACCTGAGCTGTAAAACACAGCTTCCTCTAGAGCGGTCGGACACTCGGCTACGCTTTGCCTTCTTCAGAGACCATGGGATCATCCTCTCAAACTGGAGTGTGTCCCCGGAACTCCAGGTCACAGCCATCTGGAGAGAAGACTCAGGATCATACTGGTGTGGGGCCATGAGCAGCGGCATCCACAAACGCAGCCTCTCGCTTCAGATTGATGTGCAGA GAATCCCCGTGTCTGGAGTGTTCCTGGAGACTCAGCCCCAGGGGGACCTGGTGGTCGAAGGGGAGATACTTGTCCTTGTCTGCTCTATGGTTGAAGGCACGGGGAACACCACATTCTCCTGGCACAGAGAGGACACGAGAGAGAGTCTGGGGCAGAAAAGTCAGCGTTCCCAGAGAGCAGAGCTGGAGATCCCTGTTATCAGGGAGAGCCACGCAGGGGGCTACTACTGCACTGCTGACAATGGCTACGGCCTCATCCAGAGCGAAACGGTGAACGTCTCTGTAAGAA GCACCCCAGGGAAAAGAAGAGGCCTTGTTGCAGCGGGAACCACTGGAGGGACCTTCAGTGTTCTCCTGGCTGTGGCACTGCTGTTTTACTGTTGGCACCAGAGGAAACTAG gaGATGGTTCTCTGGGAGACACAGCCAG GAGATGCCTGACCCTAGGCCCAGGAGTGTCCTTCCATCCCATGTGCCCTGACCCAGTGGAGCTGCAGCAGTTGTATGGCAATG TGCACCCCAAAGAAAGAGACCTGGTATATTCTGAGATCCAGATTATTCAGCctggggaagaaggaggag GAAATACATTCAGAACATCTCTAGAGGACCAG CACACCTCAATTGTCTACTCTGAGGTGAAGACACAGATCCGAGATGATTCAGCTGGAAAGATCGGCTCTAAAGATGA